In one window of Phycisphaerales bacterium DNA:
- a CDS encoding PHP domain-containing protein yields the protein MPETPIHKIRPHPAKNPESLGSAVTYASGPRYAELQVASNFSFLRGASHPDELVAQAAAMGCSGIAITDINTLAGVVRAHIAAKEVGIGFAVGSWIVLGDTERGKALESEGGSGEVAEWQSGKVKEEDWSSKSSLCHSATLPLSHFLLYPTDRASYGRLCRLLTRGKRKAIKGHCRLELDDVREFSEGLLCIAIPPADLEKGGPADGLRRQLATLRGIFDADRLSLATSCIFGPDDHARLELIADVAHDARVPLVATNDVHYHVPYRRALQDVLTCIRHTTTIDRAAHLLFPHAERFIKGAWEMSRLFGRYPQAIDRTMEVFERAREFSLDQLRYEYPQEVCPPGKTPMSYLRELTWKGAMERYKRPPEDRGLIEPGGAWTSEPAGEVGEVRKKTRKKARKGSSSESPSPREGLGWVGEAGDQQQLHVAAAAGEASEEPPRSGGVPSTEDLPVSGVAGLKPFSYIPNDVLLRIEHEFQLIEELGYAKYFLTVYDIVKYARSKGILCQGRGAAANSAVCYCLGVTSVDPDRIDLLFERFVSKERNEPPDIDIDFEHERREEVIQYIYEKYGRDRAALTCEVITYRGRSAVREVGKAMGLSLDCVDRLAKQIDWWQKGPPRDEQIRSQGLDPEDPTIKQVAELTNELLGFPRHISQHVGGFVITQGLLEETVPIENAAMPDRTVVEWDKDDIDAMGMLKVDCLGLGMLTVIKKGFKFLEAGLSAGELVDAARPGSAGTLLSPIGAAFSSPGWSERERAEPGVGFRPNGAPECCHGWSERERAEPVVDAEDIGSPEGATDESATEPESAAPSGLHNLGPGTTGCARSQSRPSLHPWQHSNTPSGRGTALENGRAENPADAPPSGLNLASIPQDDPAVYEMFQHADTVGVFQIESRAQMSMLPRLKPKTFYDLVIEVAIVRPGPIQGNMVHPYLRRRMGLDKWDFPSPEVKDVLGKTLGVPLFQEQAMKLAIVAAGFTPGEADQLRRAIAAWKKRPGQLELFGDRLISGMLRNGYSRQFAEQCYQQIQGFSGYGFPESHAASFALLVYVSGWLKRHHPAAFCAALINSQPMGFYAPAQLVRDAKEHGVEVRPVDVNLSTWDCTLEPKWQSGEVAKWQSENALPSTLPLCHSATSPLSFGLHGPALRLGLRLISGLREDHVNAISAAVKRHGHFKTIHSLWMAAQVPVATLRRLASADAFGSMGLSRRQALWEVRNLRDEHLPLFDAVAAPPLLRSSTPPLDHTDPPPATIPLPQQPPDRAVLQDYAAMGLSLKAHPISFLRDALDGAKAIKNEVLRDTKRTPQGRRVSVAGIVLVRQRPGTASGIVFMTIEDESGIANLIIRPHIFEKFRKAARHSVCVLATGTVERQGEVIHVQVQKLQELSEALKRDVGLSSMSRDFH from the coding sequence ATGCCTGAAACCCCGATCCACAAGATCCGCCCGCACCCCGCGAAGAACCCCGAGTCACTCGGCAGCGCCGTCACCTACGCGAGCGGCCCTAGGTACGCCGAGCTTCAGGTTGCGAGCAACTTCTCGTTCCTGCGGGGGGCGAGTCACCCGGACGAGCTCGTCGCCCAGGCCGCGGCCATGGGCTGCTCGGGCATCGCGATCACCGATATCAACACGCTGGCGGGCGTGGTGCGGGCCCACATCGCGGCCAAGGAGGTGGGCATCGGCTTCGCCGTGGGCTCGTGGATTGTGCTGGGCGACACGGAGCGCGGCAAGGCGCTGGAGTCTGAAGGCGGAAGTGGCGAAGTGGCAGAGTGGCAAAGTGGCAAAGTGAAAGAGGAGGACTGGTCTTCCAAGTCTTCACTCTGCCACTCCGCCACTTTGCCACTCAGCCACTTCCTCCTCTACCCCACCGACCGCGCCTCCTACGGCCGCCTGTGCCGGCTGCTCACCCGCGGCAAGCGCAAGGCCATCAAGGGCCACTGCCGCCTCGAGCTCGACGACGTGCGCGAGTTCAGCGAGGGGCTGCTGTGCATCGCCATCCCGCCAGCGGACCTGGAGAAGGGCGGGCCGGCGGATGGGCTGCGCCGACAACTGGCGACGCTGCGGGGCATCTTCGACGCCGACCGGCTTTCGCTCGCGACCTCGTGCATCTTCGGACCCGACGACCACGCGCGCCTGGAGCTGATCGCGGACGTCGCGCACGACGCCCGCGTGCCGCTCGTGGCCACCAATGACGTGCACTACCACGTGCCCTACCGGCGGGCGCTGCAGGATGTGCTCACGTGCATCCGCCACACGACGACCATCGACCGGGCCGCGCACCTGCTCTTCCCGCACGCGGAGCGGTTCATCAAGGGAGCGTGGGAGATGTCGCGCCTGTTTGGCCGTTACCCGCAGGCGATCGACCGCACGATGGAGGTCTTCGAGCGTGCCCGCGAGTTCTCGCTCGATCAGCTCCGCTACGAGTACCCGCAGGAGGTCTGTCCGCCGGGCAAGACGCCGATGAGCTACCTGCGTGAGCTGACGTGGAAGGGCGCGATGGAGCGCTACAAGCGCCCGCCCGAAGACCGCGGGCTCATCGAACCCGGCGGCGCGTGGACCAGTGAGCCGGCGGGCGAAGTGGGGGAGGTGCGGAAGAAGACGAGGAAGAAGGCACGCAAGGGCTCGAGTTCCGAGAGCCCCTCCCCGAGGGAGGGGTTGGGGTGGGTTGGAGAGGCTGGCGATCAACAGCAGTTGCATGTCGCAGCTGCTGCAGGCGAGGCGAGCGAAGAGCCGCCGCGGAGCGGCGGGGTACCCAGTACTGAAGACCTCCCCGTCTCCGGCGTCGCCGGCTTAAAACCCTTCTCCTACATCCCCAACGACGTCCTGCTCCGCATCGAGCACGAGTTCCAGCTCATCGAGGAGCTCGGATATGCCAAGTACTTCCTCACCGTCTACGACATCGTGAAGTACGCGCGGAGCAAGGGCATCCTCTGCCAGGGGCGCGGGGCCGCGGCCAACTCGGCCGTGTGCTACTGCCTGGGCGTCACCAGCGTGGACCCCGACCGCATCGACCTGCTCTTTGAGCGCTTTGTGAGCAAGGAGCGCAACGAGCCGCCCGACATCGACATCGACTTTGAGCATGAGCGGCGCGAGGAGGTCATCCAGTACATCTATGAGAAGTACGGGCGCGACCGGGCCGCGCTCACGTGCGAGGTGATTACTTACCGCGGGCGCTCGGCCGTGCGCGAGGTGGGCAAGGCGATGGGGCTGTCGCTCGACTGCGTCGACCGGCTGGCCAAGCAGATCGACTGGTGGCAGAAAGGCCCGCCGCGGGATGAGCAAATCAGGTCGCAAGGGCTGGACCCCGAGGACCCCACGATCAAGCAGGTAGCGGAGCTGACCAACGAGCTGCTCGGCTTCCCGCGCCACATCTCGCAGCACGTGGGTGGCTTCGTGATCACGCAGGGGCTGCTGGAGGAGACGGTCCCGATCGAGAACGCGGCCATGCCCGACCGCACGGTGGTGGAGTGGGACAAGGACGACATCGACGCGATGGGCATGCTGAAGGTGGACTGCCTGGGGCTGGGCATGCTGACGGTGATCAAGAAGGGTTTTAAGTTCCTGGAGGCGGGGCTGAGCGCGGGGGAGTTGGTTGATGCTGCGCGCCCCGGATCAGCGGGGACTCTCCTGAGCCCCATAGGGGCGGCTTTTAGTAGCCCCGGGTGGAGCGAGCGTGAGCGAGCGGAACCCGGGGTTGGGTTTCGCCCCAACGGGGCGCCAGAGTGTTGCCACGGGTGGAGCGAGCGTGAGCGAGCGGAACCCGTGGTGGATGCGGAGGACATCGGGAGCCCCGAAGGGGCGACGGATGAAAGCGCAACCGAGCCAGAGTCCGCCGCCCCTTCGGGGCTTCACAACCTTGGGCCCGGCACCACGGGTTGCGCTCGGTCGCAAAGCCGACCTTCGCTCCACCCGTGGCAACACTCAAACACCCCTTCGGGGCGGGGAACTGCCCTTGAGAACGGGCGTGCGGAGAATCCGGCCGACGCTCCCCCCTCCGGCCTCAACCTCGCCTCCATCCCCCAGGACGACCCCGCCGTCTACGAGATGTTCCAGCACGCCGACACCGTGGGCGTGTTCCAGATCGAATCCCGCGCCCAGATGTCCATGCTGCCGCGTTTGAAGCCCAAGACCTTCTACGACCTCGTCATCGAGGTCGCCATCGTGCGGCCCGGGCCCATCCAGGGCAACATGGTCCACCCTTACCTTCGCCGGCGCATGGGGCTGGACAAGTGGGACTTCCCCTCGCCGGAAGTCAAAGACGTGCTTGGCAAAACGCTCGGCGTGCCGCTCTTCCAGGAGCAGGCAATGAAGCTCGCGATCGTCGCGGCGGGGTTCACACCCGGCGAGGCGGACCAGCTTCGCCGCGCGATCGCCGCGTGGAAGAAGCGGCCGGGGCAGCTCGAGCTCTTCGGCGACCGGCTCATCTCGGGCATGCTCCGCAACGGCTACTCGCGCCAGTTCGCGGAGCAGTGCTACCAGCAGATCCAGGGCTTCAGCGGCTACGGCTTCCCCGAGAGCCATGCCGCGAGCTTCGCCCTGCTCGTGTACGTCTCCGGCTGGCTCAAGCGCCACCACCCCGCCGCGTTCTGCGCCGCCCTCATCAACAGCCAACCCATGGGCTTCTACGCCCCCGCCCAGCTCGTCCGCGACGCCAAGGAGCACGGTGTTGAGGTCCGGCCGGTCGATGTGAACCTCAGCACGTGGGATTGCACCTTGGAGCCGAAGTGGCAAAGTGGCGAAGTGGCAAAGTGGCAAAGTGAGAATGCCCTGCCTTCCACTTTGCCACTTTGCCACTCTGCCACTTCGCCACTTTCCTTCGGCCTCCACGGGCCCGCCCTTCGCCTGGGCCTCCGCCTCATCTCCGGCTTGCGCGAGGACCATGTCAACGCCATCTCCGCGGCCGTGAAACGGCACGGCCACTTCAAAACCATCCACTCCCTCTGGATGGCCGCGCAGGTCCCCGTCGCCACGCTCCGCCGCCTCGCCAGTGCCGACGCGTTTGGCTCGATGGGCCTCTCACGCCGGCAGGCGTTGTGGGAGGTCCGCAACCTGCGTGACGAGCACCTGCCGCTGTTTGACGCCGTCGCTGCTCCTCCACTCCTCCGCTCCTCTACTCCTCCACTCGACCACACCGACCCGCCCCCCGCGACAATCCCCCTCCCCCAGCAGCCCCCCGACCGCGCCGTGCTCCAGGACTACGCCGCGATGGGGCTGTCCCTGAAGGCCCACCCGATTTCCTTCCTGCGCGACGCCCTCGACGGCGCCAAGGCGATCAAGAACGAAGTGCTCAGGGACACGAAACGGACGCCGCAGGGCAGGCGCGTCTCGGTCGCAGGGATCGTGCTCGTCCGCCAGCGGCCCGGCACGGCCTCCGGCATCGTCTTCATGACCATCGAGGACGAGAGCGGCATCGCCAACCTCATCATCCGCCCGCACATCTTTGAGAAGTTCCGCAAGGCGGCCCGCCACAGCGTGTGCGTGCTCGCGACCGGCACCGTCGAGCGGCAGGGCGAGGTGATCCACGTGCAGGTGCAGAAACTCCAGGAACTCTCCGAGGCACTCAAGCGGGACGTAGGGCTGTCGAGCATGTCGCGGGACTTCCACTAG
- the xseA gene encoding exodeoxyribonuclease VII large subunit has product MSRSLYNLPPIAPPPTGPTNGGGRSPEASISVTELASKIESALRLSTPASIRFHGEVTGFTERTHWYFNLKDANAVVSCVMFQTAARRTGFVPRDGQQVIASGRVEFYAKTGRVSVILNTLEPAGLGSLEQALKALMEELRLQGYFAPEHKVALPTFPRRVAVITSRTGAALQDVIVTMRKRCPAVGVLLCDVRVQGSAAAPEVAAMIRHVDANAEALGVDAIILTRGGGSLEDLWAFNEREVADAVFACRLPIVAAIGHETDTTIAELVADERCATPTQAAMRLTPDTAALLQQVDSLGGQLTTSLQRMARFERQRLVGAARHPFFMNPRALIERARERLVSAEECLGEALSKRITALRHRTEQLGARLERNSPATVHTRIVSRVAANEQRLARALQVRVQQSRATIDGVERHLGSVSPLRILDRGFSVTMTLDGRVVRSPADISPGEVIESRVKGGTVRSVVGERDAVAAPAAVPPAVPARRKSGAGPAGPGLFG; this is encoded by the coding sequence ATGTCGCGATCTCTCTACAACCTGCCCCCTATTGCCCCGCCGCCAACGGGCCCCACCAACGGCGGCGGGCGCTCGCCCGAGGCGTCGATCTCCGTCACCGAGCTGGCGTCGAAGATCGAGTCGGCGCTGCGCCTTAGCACGCCCGCGTCCATCCGCTTCCACGGCGAGGTCACCGGCTTCACCGAGCGCACGCACTGGTACTTCAACCTCAAGGACGCGAACGCGGTGGTCTCGTGCGTGATGTTCCAGACCGCTGCCCGTCGAACCGGGTTCGTGCCGCGGGATGGGCAGCAGGTGATCGCCAGCGGGCGCGTGGAGTTCTACGCAAAGACGGGGCGTGTGTCGGTCATCCTCAATACGCTGGAGCCGGCGGGGCTGGGCAGCCTGGAGCAGGCGCTCAAGGCCCTGATGGAAGAACTGCGGCTCCAGGGCTACTTCGCGCCCGAGCACAAGGTGGCCCTGCCCACGTTCCCGCGTCGTGTGGCGGTGATCACCAGCCGCACGGGAGCCGCGCTGCAGGACGTCATCGTCACGATGCGGAAGCGCTGCCCGGCCGTTGGCGTGCTGCTGTGCGACGTGCGCGTGCAGGGCAGCGCGGCGGCGCCCGAAGTCGCGGCCATGATCCGGCATGTGGACGCGAACGCGGAGGCGCTGGGCGTCGACGCCATCATCCTCACCCGCGGCGGCGGCTCGCTCGAGGACCTGTGGGCCTTCAACGAACGAGAGGTGGCCGATGCGGTGTTCGCGTGCCGCCTGCCGATCGTGGCCGCGATCGGGCACGAGACGGACACGACTATTGCGGAGCTGGTGGCCGACGAGCGGTGCGCCACGCCCACGCAGGCCGCCATGCGGCTGACACCCGACACCGCCGCGCTGCTCCAGCAGGTCGATTCGCTGGGCGGCCAGCTCACCACGAGCCTCCAGCGGATGGCAAGGTTCGAGCGCCAGCGGCTCGTTGGCGCTGCCCGCCACCCGTTCTTCATGAACCCGCGGGCGCTGATCGAGCGTGCCCGCGAGCGGCTGGTGAGCGCCGAGGAGTGCCTGGGCGAGGCTCTCTCCAAGAGAATCACCGCTTTGCGGCACCGGACCGAGCAGCTCGGGGCACGCCTGGAGCGCAACAGCCCTGCAACCGTGCACACCCGCATCGTGTCGCGCGTCGCCGCGAATGAGCAGCGGCTGGCTCGGGCGCTGCAGGTCCGCGTGCAGCAGAGCCGCGCGACCATCGACGGCGTCGAGCGGCACCTCGGTTCCGTCAGTCCCTTGCGGATCCTGGACCGCGGATTCTCCGTGACGATGACGCTCGATGGACGGGTGGTGCGGTCCCCAGCGGATATCAGCCCCGGCGAGGTGATCGAGTCGCGCGTGAAGGGCGGGACGGTGAGGTCGGTGGTGGGGGAGAGGGATGCGGTTGCGGCGCCGGCTGCTGTGCCGCCGGCAGTACCGGCGCGCAGGAAGAGCGGTGCAGGCCCAGCGGGGCCGGGGCTCTTCGGGTGA
- the xseB gene encoding exodeoxyribonuclease VII small subunit, protein MSQQTNQPDASLTFEEALARLEEIIERIESGEVGLEKAIGEYERGVVLIRRCKDILQKAEQRVDELTRPASPPPPPNPSGGA, encoded by the coding sequence GTGAGCCAGCAAACCAACCAGCCCGACGCAAGCCTGACCTTTGAGGAGGCCCTCGCGCGCCTGGAGGAGATCATCGAGCGGATCGAATCGGGCGAGGTGGGGCTGGAAAAGGCCATCGGCGAGTACGAGCGGGGGGTCGTCCTCATCCGCCGCTGCAAGGACATTCTCCAGAAAGCCGAGCAACGGGTCGATGAACTGACGCGGCCTGCGTCGCCGCCGCCACCGCCCAACCCCTCGGGCGGGGCGTAA
- a CDS encoding prepilin peptidase, with translation MLGMDALQRIELMGQIVAVLFVMAFGACIGSLLNVLVYRLPLGLDVVTPTSRCPSCETYLTWRENIPVFGWLLLRGKCRFCRSPISPEYPLVEAFVAVLWAAVFLVLYAQDGSFLGINFGAVQPEWGKGGFVATWPIFLTVLCLFSCLVAMTLVDAKTCFIPMQLTTTPVVFAVIAHPLAALWVEHRYGKLPYAAPGQVWSMWTPGHQGWWWIGASIGGVAGLVISNILLHKKLIRRSFADYEAWEKEQVEQQRLEAEAAAAATPTLPEGQLENPGPKAGATPHPTDLWIQYPHARREMLKELVFLAPAISLALLGGAVAIRLAGPMEQNGFGGVTFAHQAPLWLVVLSGVFLGYLIGGGIVWLTRILGTLGFGKEAMGLGDVHMMAAVGACIGWTDAVLGFFGAAFVGTLFAILGVIFSGAFKRAMPFGPYLAIGTVLVWFAKPAVEALLSFLAKGPVNLP, from the coding sequence ATGCTGGGCATGGATGCGCTGCAGAGGATCGAGCTGATGGGCCAGATCGTGGCCGTGCTGTTCGTCATGGCCTTTGGCGCCTGCATCGGCTCGCTGCTGAACGTGCTGGTTTACCGGCTGCCGCTTGGGCTGGACGTAGTAACCCCCACATCCCGGTGCCCGTCATGCGAGACGTACCTCACCTGGAGGGAGAACATCCCGGTCTTCGGCTGGCTGCTGCTGCGCGGGAAGTGCCGGTTCTGCCGGTCACCCATCAGCCCCGAGTATCCGCTGGTGGAGGCGTTCGTCGCGGTGCTGTGGGCGGCGGTGTTCCTGGTGCTCTACGCCCAGGACGGCTCGTTCCTGGGGATCAACTTCGGGGCGGTGCAGCCGGAGTGGGGCAAGGGCGGTTTCGTCGCGACGTGGCCCATTTTCCTGACGGTGCTTTGCCTGTTCTCGTGCCTTGTGGCGATGACGCTCGTCGACGCCAAGACCTGCTTTATCCCCATGCAGTTGACGACCACGCCGGTGGTGTTCGCGGTCATCGCGCATCCGCTTGCGGCGTTATGGGTTGAGCACCGCTACGGCAAGCTGCCGTACGCGGCGCCCGGGCAGGTGTGGTCGATGTGGACCCCCGGGCACCAGGGGTGGTGGTGGATCGGGGCGTCAATCGGCGGGGTCGCGGGGCTGGTGATCTCCAACATCCTGCTGCACAAGAAGTTGATCCGCCGCAGCTTCGCTGATTACGAGGCATGGGAAAAGGAGCAGGTCGAGCAGCAGCGGTTGGAGGCCGAGGCTGCTGCCGCTGCCACGCCGACCTTGCCGGAGGGCCAACTAGAAAACCCCGGCCCGAAAGCCGGTGCCACGCCGCACCCGACCGACCTCTGGATTCAATATCCGCACGCCCGCCGCGAGATGCTCAAGGAGCTCGTCTTCCTGGCCCCCGCGATCAGCCTCGCGCTGCTGGGAGGCGCGGTGGCAATCCGGCTTGCGGGGCCTATGGAGCAAAACGGATTCGGCGGCGTCACCTTCGCTCACCAGGCCCCGCTGTGGCTGGTGGTGCTGAGCGGCGTGTTCCTGGGGTACCTGATCGGCGGCGGGATCGTGTGGCTGACGCGCATCCTCGGCACGCTGGGCTTCGGCAAAGAGGCGATGGGCCTGGGCGATGTCCACATGATGGCCGCGGTCGGCGCCTGCATCGGCTGGACCGACGCGGTGCTGGGCTTCTTCGGCGCGGCCTTCGTCGGGACGCTCTTCGCTATCTTGGGCGTCATCTTCTCCGGCGCGTTCAAGCGGGCGATGCCCTTCGGGCCGTACCTGGCGATCGGGACGGTGCTCGTGTGGTTCGCCAAGCCGGCGGTGGAGGCGCTGCTGAGCTTCCTGGCCAAGGGGCCGGTGAACCTGCCGTAA
- a CDS encoding OmpA family protein translates to MQVLRRGGMLLVGMIGLALFVGGCSKNKQADLTAQENAELREKIAALEEANRQAAVRDAERNQMTDNGGWEPEPAPRNVRGGGTPVFTDNEQGQPQATIAGDVLFASGSATIKADARKTLDRVATEIKRDYAGATVRVEGYTDSDPLVKTKKQWGTNEKLSQARANAVKTYLANKGIKSSRIEAMGFGSAKPKATKAQSRRVEIIIEQ, encoded by the coding sequence ATGCAGGTGCTTCGTCGCGGTGGGATGCTGCTGGTCGGGATGATCGGGCTCGCCCTGTTCGTCGGTGGTTGCTCCAAGAACAAGCAGGCGGACCTGACGGCGCAGGAGAACGCCGAGCTCCGCGAGAAGATCGCGGCCCTGGAAGAGGCCAACCGCCAGGCCGCCGTGCGCGACGCCGAGCGCAACCAGATGACCGACAACGGCGGCTGGGAGCCCGAGCCGGCCCCGCGCAACGTTCGCGGCGGCGGCACCCCTGTGTTCACCGACAACGAGCAGGGCCAGCCCCAGGCGACGATCGCCGGCGACGTGCTCTTCGCCAGCGGCTCGGCCACGATCAAGGCCGACGCCCGCAAGACGCTCGACCGCGTCGCGACCGAGATCAAGCGTGACTACGCGGGCGCGACTGTTCGCGTGGAGGGCTACACCGACAGCGACCCGCTGGTGAAGACCAAGAAGCAGTGGGGCACCAACGAGAAGCTCAGCCAGGCCCGCGCCAACGCCGTGAAGACCTACCTGGCGAACAAGGGCATCAAGAGCAGCCGCATCGAGGCGATGGGCTTCGGCTCGGCCAAGCCCAAGGCGACCAAGGCCCAGAGCCGTCGCGTCGAGATCATCATCGAGCAGTAA
- a CDS encoding fasciclin domain-containing protein: protein MKACMVMVAGVSAALVAPVFGQCESTESAPTVMLAAHEQPAGKKDAKAADIVDTAVAAGSFKTLVAAVKAAGLAEALKGKGPFTVFAPTDEAFAKLPKGTLESLLKPENKDKLAAILKYHVVPAKVLAADVKPMGADTLNGQRIDVTVKEGKVSVDKANVIATDVVCTNGVIHVIDSVILPSDKNIVETAAAAGSFTTLASLLEKAGLVDALKGEGPFTVFAPTDEAFAKLPKETVESLLKPENKDKLAAILKYHVVSGRVFSDAAAKGANVATLQGQKVQTKGKDGKVTVEGATVTAADIDASNGVIHVIDTVILPK from the coding sequence ATGAAGGCTTGCATGGTCATGGTGGCCGGGGTGTCCGCTGCGCTGGTGGCGCCGGTGTTCGGTCAGTGCGAGAGCACGGAGAGCGCGCCGACGGTGATGCTGGCGGCGCACGAGCAGCCCGCGGGTAAGAAGGACGCCAAGGCCGCGGACATCGTGGACACGGCGGTGGCGGCGGGCAGCTTCAAGACGCTGGTCGCGGCGGTGAAGGCCGCGGGGCTGGCGGAGGCGCTCAAGGGCAAAGGGCCGTTCACGGTGTTCGCGCCCACGGACGAGGCGTTCGCGAAGCTGCCCAAGGGCACGCTGGAGTCGCTGCTCAAGCCTGAGAACAAGGACAAGCTCGCGGCCATCCTGAAGTACCACGTGGTGCCCGCCAAGGTGCTCGCGGCGGACGTCAAGCCCATGGGCGCTGACACGCTCAACGGTCAGCGCATCGACGTGACGGTGAAGGAGGGCAAGGTCAGCGTCGACAAGGCCAACGTCATCGCGACCGACGTCGTGTGCACCAACGGCGTGATCCACGTGATCGACAGCGTGATCCTGCCCAGCGACAAGAACATCGTCGAGACCGCCGCGGCCGCGGGCAGCTTCACCACGCTCGCCTCGCTGCTGGAGAAGGCGGGCCTGGTGGACGCGCTCAAGGGTGAGGGGCCGTTCACGGTCTTCGCGCCCACCGACGAGGCGTTCGCAAAGCTGCCCAAGGAGACGGTCGAGAGCCTGCTCAAGCCGGAGAACAAGGACAAGCTCGCCGCGATCCTGAAGTACCACGTGGTGAGCGGGCGGGTGTTCAGTGACGCGGCCGCGAAGGGCGCGAACGTCGCCACGCTCCAGGGCCAGAAGGTCCAGACCAAGGGCAAGGACGGCAAGGTGACGGTGGAGGGCGCCACGGTGACGGCGGCGGACATCGACGCCAGCAACGGCGTGATCCACGTGATCGACACGGTGATCCTGCCCAAGTGA
- a CDS encoding sigma-70 family RNA polymerase sigma factor: MSPACVTAVLRERLGCLKAGSGPTQSCARSRGDSYNHRSGARRPGAPRPAGRGACQATGREGFAIASEYLLHRVSTGDSAAIEELIARFGGLVWSLARRIGLPEAETEDAVHEVFTELWRNGNRYDPNIASETAFVATIARRRLIDRRRRLGRQPGRQQLTDAEPAKEVLSPRSEVGEEAARAARAFEQLSPEQQRVLRLSVYEGLSHELISRSTGLPLGTVKTHARRGLIRLREMLNKDKTSENGGGGGAAESNGRESTPQTSTGGDA; this comes from the coding sequence ATGTCCCCGGCGTGCGTTACAGCAGTCCTGAGGGAGCGGCTCGGATGCTTGAAGGCCGGTTCAGGCCCCACTCAATCCTGTGCCCGGAGCCGGGGGGACTCTTACAATCACCGGTCCGGGGCCCGCAGGCCCGGGGCTCCGCGGCCGGCCGGCCGGGGGGCTTGCCAGGCCACCGGTCGGGAAGGGTTCGCCATCGCCTCTGAATACCTGCTCCATCGTGTCAGCACCGGGGACTCCGCGGCGATCGAGGAGTTGATCGCCCGCTTCGGCGGGCTGGTGTGGTCGCTTGCGCGCCGAATCGGCCTGCCCGAGGCCGAGACCGAGGACGCGGTGCACGAGGTATTCACCGAGCTCTGGCGCAACGGCAACCGCTATGACCCCAACATCGCCTCCGAGACGGCGTTCGTGGCGACGATCGCGCGCCGCCGACTGATTGATCGGAGGCGTCGCCTGGGGCGTCAGCCGGGGCGTCAGCAGCTGACGGATGCGGAGCCTGCGAAGGAAGTGCTGTCGCCGCGGTCGGAGGTGGGGGAGGAGGCCGCGCGGGCGGCGCGTGCCTTCGAGCAGCTCTCGCCCGAGCAGCAGCGGGTGCTGCGGCTGTCGGTGTACGAGGGGCTGTCGCACGAGCTGATCTCGCGATCGACGGGGCTGCCGCTGGGCACCGTGAAGACGCACGCGCGCCGGGGGCTGATCCGCCTGCGCGAGATGCTCAACAAGGACAAGACCAGCGAAAACGGTGGCGGCGGCGGCGCGGCCGAGAGCAATGGGCGCGAGTCAACTCCCCAGACTTCGACCGGGGGTGACGCGTGA
- a CDS encoding anti-sigma factor, with the protein MSAIAPEDSRLTELLADQALVGLTNEQELELETLLAREGREGEWSLATTAALLELGMLKSDDWEPMPEEVQHRLVKAGNGWATATSSVLKPPTLSESPVMAMSRRATRLVWSSGPWLVAAASFILVAIAVYSWSPWTRQDIVHVVNRDPDREVIHWKDWDNPEVKGVLGEVVWCEDQQLGYMRFVGLRPNDPSKEQYQVWIVDERGMGQRISGGVFDAEDDGETIVPVKPAMPVRGAKLFAVTIEPPGGLWVSDMTRRVTVAAK; encoded by the coding sequence GTGAGCGCCATCGCCCCCGAGGACAGCAGGCTGACCGAGCTGCTCGCCGACCAGGCGCTGGTGGGCCTGACCAACGAGCAGGAGCTGGAGCTGGAGACGCTGCTCGCCCGCGAGGGGCGGGAGGGTGAGTGGTCGCTGGCGACCACGGCAGCGCTGCTCGAGCTGGGGATGCTGAAGAGCGACGACTGGGAGCCGATGCCTGAGGAGGTGCAGCATCGGCTGGTGAAGGCGGGCAACGGGTGGGCGACGGCGACCTCGAGCGTGCTCAAGCCGCCGACTCTCTCAGAGAGCCCCGTAATGGCGATGTCTCGCCGGGCGACCCGCCTGGTGTGGAGTTCGGGGCCTTGGCTGGTCGCTGCGGCGAGCTTCATCCTGGTGGCAATCGCGGTGTACAGCTGGTCGCCGTGGACGCGTCAGGACATCGTGCACGTGGTGAACCGCGACCCGGACCGCGAGGTCATCCACTGGAAGGACTGGGACAACCCCGAGGTCAAGGGCGTGCTCGGGGAGGTGGTGTGGTGCGAGGATCAGCAGTTGGGCTACATGCGGTTCGTGGGCCTGCGGCCCAATGACCCCTCCAAGGAGCAGTACCAGGTCTGGATCGTCGACGAGCGCGGCATGGGGCAGCGGATCAGCGGCGGGGTGTTCGACGCCGAGGACGACGGCGAGACCATCGTGCCTGTGAAGCCGGCCATGCCCGTCCGTGGTGCGAAGCTGTTCGCGGTGACGATCGAGCCGCCGGGGGGCCTGTGGGTTTCGGACATGACTCGCCGTGTGACGGTAGCGGCCAAGTGA